The genomic region TTTCCTTTTGACAACGGCTGAAGAAGCTGGTATCAAGTACCAATACTACTGTGGTAAAGGCGGAACAGACGCTGGCGCAGCTCATCTGAAAAATGGTGGTGTCCCATCTACAACAATCGGTGTTTGCGCTCGTTATATCCATTCTCATCAAACCCTCTACGCTATGGATGACTTCTTAGAAGCGCAAGCTTTCTTGCAAGCCTTGGTGAAAAAATTGGATCGTTCAACGGTTGATTTGATTAAAAATTATTAAATCATAAGGGAGGTGGTAGGGATGGTAGAACCAAACCTAGAAAGCCTTGTAAAAGATCTTTACAATCATGCTCGACATGATTTGAGTGAGGATTTAGTTGCTGCTCTCCTAGAGACTGCTAAAAAACTGCCTACTACAAATGAGCAATTGCTGGCAGTTCGTCTCTCAGGCCTGGTCAATCGTGAATTGCTCAAGAATCCCAGACATCCGGCACCCTGAGTTGCTCAACTTGGCTCGCTTTATCAAAAGAGAAGAAGCTAAGTACAGAGGACCCGCAGCTTCTGCGCTTATGTACGGGGAGCTCTTTAAAATGCTTTGATTCCATTGTGAATCAAAGCATTTTTCTATATGGTAGAAGAATAATTCTTGATTAGGAGAAGAAGAAGCCATCCTATTCAGGATAGCTTCTTGGTTCTTAGATTTGTTCAGCAATGACCTTTTCAGCTAGATTCATAGCATGGTCTGATACACGAGTGTAGTGGGAAACAATATCGATAAAGTTGACCCCAGCTTGCGTTGAACACTCGCCCTTGTTGAGGCGTTTGATGTGAGTCTTTCTGAGAACACGTTCCATATTGTTGATTTCTTTATGGCGTTCAATTAGACTTTGAGCTTTTTCAATGTCGTTGTTTTCCACGCTATCAAGGGCATCCTTGATAAAGCCAGTGGTTTTTTGATAGATATCAGCTAGTTCTTGCAAAGCAGCTTCAGAGAACTCAACATTTTTACGTCGAAGATAGTCAGTCAGATTGATTAGGGCCTCAGCGTGATCCCCAATCCGTTCCAAATCACGGGATGAATCAAGGATGTTGGTCAGCACTTCACTTTCTTTCTGGCTAAGGGCTTCACTTGAAAGAGTAATAAGGTAACGAGTCAATTTTTCATCAATGGTATTGATGGCTTCTTCCGTCTTGTGGCCTTTTTCAGCAACCTTTTCATTGAGGTCAATGATGTAGTTGTATGAAAGGTCAAAGGCTTTAGAAGCATAATTTCCCAAGTGAAGGAGTTCTTTTTTGGCATTTCCGAGAGCGATTGATGGAGCTTGTTTAATCAAATGCTCATCAAGATAAAGTGGCTCGTACTTGACAACTTCATCTTCACCAGGGATGAGCTTGGTTACAAAGTAGGCCAAGGCTCCGATGAATGGAAATTGTACAATGGTGTTACTTACGTTAAAGGCACCGTGAGAGAAGGCGATGGTCATCTCAGGTGAGAGGTGAAGGAGTGCCTGGAAGTACTCAATCATAGATGTAAATGGACCTAATAAGATTAAGCAAAGAATGGTTCCTAAAACGTTAAAGGTAACGTGGGTTGCAGCAACGCGTTTCGCAGAGACATTGGCTCCAGCTGCCGCGATGATAACTGTTAGGGTTGTCCCGATATTATCCCCGAAGAGAACTGGTAGCGAACCTTTAAGGTCAAGGAATCCACCTGCATAGAGACCTTGCAAAATCCCGATCGTCGCAGAAGAAGCTTGGATGAGGACGGTAATCACTGCACCGGCAAAAACTCCCAACACAGGATTTTGTCCCAAGGTTACCATGTATTCCTTGAATTGTGGTAAATCTTTAAGAGGGCTCATACCGGCACTGATGAGGTTGAGGGCGTAGAAGATTCCCCCCACACCAAACAGGATGCGCCCGATATTGTTTGCTGTTCTGTTTTTTGTAAAGAAGAGGAACATGGTCCCAAGGAAAATCAGGGGCAAAGCATACTCGCCAAGCTTGAAACCGATGATAAAGGAAGTAACGGTAGTTCCGATATTGGCTCCCATGATAATTCCGATAGCCTGTCTAAGAGTGAGAAGACTAGCGCTGACCAGCCCAACCGTGATAACTGTAACCCCTGTACTTGACTGAATCAGGGCAGTCACGACAATTCCGACTAGAACACCTAAAAAGGGATTGCTAGTGTACTTGTCAATGTAAAAACGAAGGCGATCTCCAGCAGCTTGTTGCAAACCGTCTCCCATGGTCTTGATGCTATATAAGAATAGTCCCAGACCACCTAAAAAGTGAAATAAAATTTCCTGCCAATTAATGGACATTTCTTTTTCCTCCGAAAAATAATAACGGAATTTCTCCTATTCTATTTTAAAGGATAAAAGTAAATCTAACAAGTGTTAAGCTAAGATTTTAGAAAGAAAATTCGTTAGAATGGGCCTTAATTATATTAATTTTACCAATTTCTAACCTAGATATAGATATTTCCTTTTATATATTGACATTTAAAAGAAATATTTTAAAATGAGGGAGGAATTATCTTGGTCCCTGTGATTGGGATAAAAATTTTATAAAGAAAGTTAAGCGCTTTCTTTTGTGCAACAAAATCAATCTTTTAGGAGGAGAAAATGAAGAATCTATTTTTTGAAAGACGTTGTCGTTACAGTATTCGTAAGTTATCAGTAGGAGCCTGCTCGCTGATGATTGGGGCTGTTTTATTTGCTGGTCCAGCCTTAGCAGAAGAAACTGCAGTTCCTGAAAATAACGGAGCCAATACAGAGCTTGTTTCAGGAGAGAGTGAGCATCCAACTAATGAAGCTGACAAGCAGCATGAAGGAGAACATGCTAGAGAAAATAAGCCAGAAAAGGCAGAAGGAGTAGCGACAGCATCTGAAACTGCTTCGCCAGCAAGCAATGAAGCTGCAACTACTGAAACTGCAGAGGCAGTAAGCGTAGCTAAACCAGAGGAAAAACCAAGTGAGGTGGCTGCGGAAACACCATCTGCAGAAGCAAAACCTAAGTCTGACAAGGAAATAGAAGCAAAGCCTGAAGCAACTAGCCAAGGGGATGAGTCTAAGCCAGCAGCAGAAGCTAATAAGACTGAAAAAGAAGTCCAGCCAGATGTCCCTAAAAATACAGAAAAAACATTAAAACCAAAGGAAATCAAATTTAATTCTTGGGAAGAATTGTTAAAATGGGAACCAGGTGCTCGTGAAGATGATGCTATTAACCGCGGGTCTGTCGCCCTCGCTTCACGTCGGACAGGTCATTTGGTCAATGAAAAAGCTAGCAAGGAAGCAAAAGTTCAAGCCCTATCAAACACCAATTCTAAAGCAAAAGACCATGCTTCTGTTGGTGGAGAAGAGTTCAAGGCCTATGCTTTTGACTATTGGCAATATCTAGATTCAATGGTCTTCTGGGAAGGTCTCGTACCAACTCCTGACGTTATTGATGCAGGTCACCGTAACGGGGTTCCTGTATATGGTACACTCTTCTTCAACTGGTCTAATAGTATTGCTGATCAAGAAAAATTCGCTGAAGCTTTGAAGCAAGACCCAGATGGTAGCTTCCCAATTGCCCGTAAATTGGTAGATATGGCCAAGTATTATGGCTATGATGGCTATTTCATCAACCAGGAAACAACTGGGGATTTGGTTGAACCTCTTGGAGAAAAGATGCGCCAGTTTATGCTCTATACCAAGGAGTATGCTGCTAAGGTAAACCATCCAATCAAGTATTCTTGGTACGATGCTATGACCTATAACTATGGACGTTACCACCAAGATGGTTTGGGAGAATACAACTACCAATTCATGCAACCTGAAGGAGATAAGGTTCCAGCAGACAACTTCTTTGCTAACTTTAACTGGGATAAGGCTAAGAATGATTACACTATTGCAACTGCCAACTGGATTGGTCGTAATCCTTATGATGTATTTGCAGGTTTGGAATTGCAACAGGGTGGTTCCTACAAGACCAAGGTCAAATGGAATGACATTTTAGATGAAAATGGGAAATTGCGTCTGTCTCTTGGTTTGTTTGCCCCAGATACCATTACAAGTTTAGGAAAAACTGGTGAAGATTATCATAAAAATGAAGATATCTTCTTTACAGGTTACCAAGGTGACCCTACTGGTCAAAAACCAGGTGACAAAGATTGGTATGGTATTGCTAACCTAGTTGCAGACCGCACGCCAGCAGTAGGTCATACCTTTACTACTTCCTTTAATACAGGTCATGGTAGAAAATGGTTCGTAGACGGTA from Streptococcus mitis NCTC 12261 harbors:
- a CDS encoding Na/Pi cotransporter family protein; the protein is MSINWQEILFHFLGGLGLFLYSIKTMGDGLQQAAGDRLRFYIDKYTSNPFLGVLVGIVVTALIQSSTGVTVITVGLVSASLLTLRQAIGIIMGANIGTTVTSFIIGFKLGEYALPLIFLGTMFLFFTKNRTANNIGRILFGVGGIFYALNLISAGMSPLKDLPQFKEYMVTLGQNPVLGVFAGAVITVLIQASSATIGILQGLYAGGFLDLKGSLPVLFGDNIGTTLTVIIAAAGANVSAKRVAATHVTFNVLGTILCLILLGPFTSMIEYFQALLHLSPEMTIAFSHGAFNVSNTIVQFPFIGALAYFVTKLIPGEDEVVKYEPLYLDEHLIKQAPSIALGNAKKELLHLGNYASKAFDLSYNYIIDLNEKVAEKGHKTEEAINTIDEKLTRYLITLSSEALSQKESEVLTNILDSSRDLERIGDHAEALINLTDYLRRKNVEFSEAALQELADIYQKTTGFIKDALDSVENNDIEKAQSLIERHKEINNMERVLRKTHIKRLNKGECSTQAGVNFIDIVSHYTRVSDHAMNLAEKVIAEQI